From a single Rosa rugosa chromosome 7, drRosRugo1.1, whole genome shotgun sequence genomic region:
- the LOC133722564 gene encoding uncharacterized protein LOC133722564 has translation MMRTISGWRRFLILVPLLFFLAHFFSVDQLHYNPRPVLNKQSKFNHLVLGPAAGQGLTNRLQCQPQGIKALNKTHFSSATAPALDNIHFVTVFTLYNSTPPDDQLSNLVTVGNASYTKLERSMTILNIFVNFIQVAMPRSNVVILTDPASDLSMHRNGVTIYPIQGEYSRDKLMLQRIRSYIAFLETRMEEVSQNQGHIHHYIFTDSDIAVVDDLGHIFHDYPNFHLALTFRNNKEQPLNSGFIAVRGTPAGILRAKTFLQEVLKVYRSRYMKASRMLGDQLALAWVVKSHPSFDPKKFTKAQAFIEDIGGAAVLFLPCAVYNWTPPEGAGQFHGMPLDVKVIHFKGSRKRLMLESWNFFCASSDISDMLCLILKSGRTKYDF, from the exons ATGATGAGGACCATAAGTGGATGGCGTCGCTTCCTCATCCTCGtccctcttcttttctttcttgctcACTTCTTCTCTG ttGATCAATTGCATTACAACCCACGACCTGTGCTCAACAAACAAAGCAAATTCAACCACTTGGTTCTCGGACCTGCTGCCGGCCAAGGCTTGACCAATCGTCTCCAATGCCAACCCCAAG GAATTAAAGCTCTTAACAAAACCCATTTCTCCTCTGCCACTGCCCCTGCACTTGATAACATTCACTTTGTCACCGTCTTCACCCTATATAATTCCACCCCTCCCGATGATCAGTTATCAAACTTGGTTACAGTTGGCAATGCTTCTTACACTAAATTGGAGAGGTCTATGACCATTCTCAATATTTTCGTTAACTTCATCCAG GTGGCAATGCCCCGGAGCAATGTAGTGATTTTAACTGACCCAGCATCTGATCTTTCAATGCACAGAAATGGGGTCACCATATATCCAATTCAAGGTGAATATTCGCGAGACAAGTTGATGCTTCAAAGAATCAGGTCTTACATT GCCTTCCTAGAAACAAGGATGGAGGAGGTTTCTCAGAACCAAGGTCATATTCATCATTACATCTTCACCGACTCAGATATAGCCGTGGTTGATGATCTAGGACATATATTTCATGATTATCCAAATTTTCATCTGGCACTGACCTTCCGGAACAACAAAGAACAACCTCTGAATTCAGGATTTATAGCAGTCAGGGGTACTCCTGCTGGCATTTTAAG GGCAAAGACTTTTCTACAAGAAGTACTGAAAGTTTACAGGTCAAGGTACATGAAAGCTTCACGGATGCTTGGGGATCAGTTGGCCCTTGCCTGGGTGGTCAAGTCACACCCATCTTTTGATCCAAAGAAATTCACTAAAGCCCAAGCTTTCATAGAAGATATCGGCGGTGCTGCAGTGTTATTTTTACCCTGTGCTGTATACAATTGGACACCACCAGAGGGTGCAGGTCAATTTCATGGCATGCCCTTGGATGTTAAG GTCATTCATTTCAAAGGATCAAGGAAACGACTAATGCTCGAATCATGGAACTTCTTCTGTGCATCTTCTGACATTTCAGATATGTTGTGTCTGATATTGAAGAGTGGGAGAACGAAGTACGATTTTTAA